From a single Apium graveolens cultivar Ventura chromosome 2, ASM990537v1, whole genome shotgun sequence genomic region:
- the LOC141707667 gene encoding chloride channel protein CLC-f has translation MSGGDQIMLLRSNSGSSEDDIEGQNQIHTATTSSGKGITDLIKRLDRRFSSPRHKRDQVKTHLRASSTSSIDRGDGEDEILGDGAPPEWALLLLGCLLGLATGLCVAGFNRGAHIIHEWVWAGTPNEGAAWLRLQRLADTWHRILLVPVTGGVIVGMLHGLLEILDQIKQSTSSQGQGFDLLAGVFPFVKAIQAAITLGTGCSLGPEGPSVDIGKSCANGCSAMMENNNERRIALVAAGAAAGIASGFNAAVAGCFFAIETVLRPLRAENSPPFTTAMIILASVISSTVSNAVLGEKQAFTVPTYDLKSAAELPLYLILGMLCGVVSVIFTRLVAWFTQAFEYIKEKSGLPPVVCPALGGLGTGLIALKYPGVLYWGFTNVDEILHTGKTASAPGIWLLAQLLTAKVVATALCKGSGLVGGLYAPSLMIGAAVGAVFGGSAGQLINSAIPGNAAVAEPQAYALVGMAATLASVCSVPLTSVLLLFELTKDYRILLPLMGAVGLAIWVPSVTNESKEGEASETKVTRGYSVLSPVDDKDSIGTWRRTDGDGLELSVMGSGSPREHIEEELYLENLKVSEAMTTKFVKVFLKHTIRDALRCMHDGQQNCALVVDTEDHLEGILTFGDIKRSLSASGASSSDSSVPDLRESLVSSICTRGINYRGHKRGLLTCYPDTDLAIAKQLMEARGIKQLPVVNRGVDFKEERKRRLIAVLFYDSVWSCIREGVNGQKLSANRKREEDTSEEKIRNGH, from the exons ATGTCAGGAGGGGATCAAATTATGTTGTTACGATCCAATTCAGGGTCTTCAGAAGATGATATAGAAGGTCAAAATCAAATACATACAGCCACTACGAGCAGTGGAAAAGGTATTACAGATCTAATTAAGCGATTGGATCGGAGGTTTTCGTCGCCTCGGCATAAGCGTGATCAGGTGAAGACGCATTTGCGAGCTTCGTCCACGTCTTCGATAGATCGTGGAGATGGTGAGGATGAGATTTTGGGAGATGGTGCGCCTCCGGAGTGGGCGTTGTTGTTGCTTGGCTGTTTGTTAGGGCTTGCCACGGGACTTTGCGTCGCTGGCTTTAACCGCGGG GCGCACATAATACATGAATGGGTCTGGGCAGGGACCCCAAATGAAGGTGCTGCCTGGCTCCGTCTACAAAGGTTGGCTGATACTTGGCATCGAATACTTCTGGTACCAGTCACCGGTGGAGTTATTGTTGGGATGTTGCATGGTTTGCTTGAAATATTAGATCAAATAAAGCAATCCACTTCTTCTCAAGGGCAGGGTTTTGATTTGCTTGCTGGAGTATTTCCATTTGTGAAGGCTATCCAGGCTGCCATAACCCTAGGTACTGGTTGTTCTCTTGGACCTGAAGGCCCTAGTGTGGATATTGGGAAATCATGTGCAAATGGGTGCTCTGCGATGATGGAGAACAACAACGAAAGGAGGATAGCCCTTGTTGCAGCTGGTGCAGCTGCTGGAATAGCTTCAG GTTTCAATGCTGCAGTTGCTGGTTGTTTCTTTGCTATAGAAACTGTTTTAAGGCCTCTTCGTGCCGAAAACTCCCCTCCATTTACAACCGCAATGATTATACTTGCATCTGTCATTTCCTCTACTGTATCAAACGCTGTACTGGGGGAAAAGCAGGCTTTCACAGTGCCCACGTATGATTTGAAATCTGCTGCTG AACTACCTCTATACCTTATACTGGGAATGCTATGTGGAGTAGTAAGTGTGATATTCACTCGTTTGGTAGCTTGGTTCACTCAAGCGTTCGAGTATATCAAAGAAAAATCTGGCCTACCACCTGTTGTATGCCCGGCATTGGGAGGCTTGGGTACTGGGCTAATAGCACTCAAGTATCCTGGGGTACTCTACTGGGGTTTTACCAATGTCGATGAAATTTTACATACTGGGAAGACAGCATCAGCTCCTGGAATCTGGTTGCTTGCTCAGTTACTCACAGCAAAAGTTGTAGCCACGGCTCTTTGCAAAGGTTCTGGGCTTGTTGGTGGCCTTTATGCACCGAGTTTGATGATTGGTGCAGCTGTAGGAGCTGTGTTTGGAGGTTCTGCTGGACAATTAATCAATTCAGCTATTCCAGGAAATGCTGCTGTTGCTGAACCACAAGCATATGCACTG GTTGGGATGGCGGCTACATTAGCATCAGTTTGTTCAGTACCCTTGACATCTGTTTTGCTTCTTTTTGAGCTGACGAAAGATTACAGAATACTGCTTCCTCTCATG GGGGCTGTTGGGTTAGCTATATGGGTGCCTTCTGTGACAAATGAGTCCAAGGAGGGGGAGGCATCAGAGACAAAGGTAACAAGAGGTTACTCGGTTCTTTCACCAGTTGATGACAAAGATAGCATAGGTACTTGGCGTCGAACTGATGGAGATGGCTTGGAACTCTCTGTGATGGGAAGTGGTAGTCCCCGTGAACATATTGAGGAAGAATTATATCTGGAAAATTTAAAG GTCTCTGAGGCAATGACAACCAAATTTGTGAAAGTTTTTCTAAAACATACCATAAGAGATGCACTAAGGTGCATGCATGATGGTCAACAAAATTGTGCTCTTGTAGTTGATACTGAAGATCATCTAGAAGGGATATTAACATTTGGTGACATCAAAAGAAGTCTTTCTGCCAGTGGTGCGTCCAGCAGTGATTCTTCAGTTCCAGAT CTACGTGAATCTCTTGTTTCTTCTATATGTACAAGAGGAATAAATTATCGTGGACATAAGCGCGGACTTTTAACCTGTTACCCGGACACAGATTTGGCAATCGCTAAGCAGCTAATGGAAGCCAGGGGAATAAAGCAGCTGCCTGTTGTTAACCGTGGAGTGGATTTTAAAGAAGAAAGGAAGCGCAGACTTATAGCCGTGCTCTTCTACGATTCAGTCTGGAGCTGTATCAG